The proteins below are encoded in one region of Sphingobium yanoikuyae:
- a CDS encoding cytochrome c oxidase subunit 3 → MAGAKNHDYHILPPSIWPLFGSMSALVMAMGAIMWMHPDAMPAGGGWIFLIGVAGVLFTMFSWWSNVIAEAHAGDHTPVVQLHLRYGMILFIASEVMFFVGWFWAFFDFSLFPSELAPIEGMFPSKGIEVMNAFELPLLNTLILLCSGTTVTWAHHALIHGDREGLKKGLWCTVILGALFSCIQAYEYMHAPFPFGGSPYSSAFYMATGFHGFHVLVGTIFLVVNLIRAYKGDFTPRQHFGFEAAAWYWHFVDVVWLFLFAAIYVWGGWGAPIHGG, encoded by the coding sequence ATGGCAGGCGCCAAGAACCACGATTATCATATCCTTCCGCCCAGCATCTGGCCGCTGTTCGGCTCGATGTCGGCGCTGGTGATGGCGATGGGCGCGATCATGTGGATGCATCCCGACGCGATGCCCGCCGGCGGTGGCTGGATCTTCCTGATCGGTGTGGCCGGTGTCCTCTTCACCATGTTCAGCTGGTGGAGCAATGTGATTGCCGAGGCGCATGCCGGCGATCATACGCCGGTGGTCCAGCTGCATCTGCGCTATGGCATGATCCTGTTCATCGCGTCGGAAGTGATGTTCTTCGTCGGCTGGTTCTGGGCCTTTTTCGACTTCTCCCTCTTCCCCAGCGAACTGGCGCCGATCGAGGGGATGTTCCCGTCCAAGGGCATCGAGGTGATGAACGCGTTCGAGCTGCCCTTGCTCAACACGCTGATCCTGCTCTGCTCGGGCACCACCGTCACCTGGGCGCATCACGCGCTGATTCACGGCGATCGCGAAGGGCTGAAGAAGGGCCTGTGGTGTACGGTGATCCTGGGCGCGCTGTTCAGCTGCATCCAGGCCTATGAATATATGCACGCGCCGTTCCCGTTCGGCGGTTCGCCCTATAGCTCGGCCTTCTATATGGCGACCGGCTTCCATGGCTTCCACGTGCTGGTCGGCACCATCTTCCTGGTGGTGAACCTGATCCGCGCCTATAAGGGCGACTTCACCCCGCGGCAGCATTTCGGCTTTGAAGCGGCCGCCTGGTACTGGCATTTCGTCGACGTGGTGTGGCTGTTTCTGTTCGCCGCCATCTATGTCTGGGGCGGCTGGGGCGCGCCGATCCACGGCGGCTGA
- a CDS encoding DUF983 domain-containing protein, translating into MTAKATGMDLLAASARGLCPRCSAPTLFEGPVRFASGCRQCGLDYGQYNVGDGPAAFLTLIIGAVMVALALTLELTVHPPLWLHLLLWAPLTAGAVVGSLRVAKGALLTVEYRKNAREGRVVEKKDA; encoded by the coding sequence ATGACGGCGAAGGCGACAGGCATGGACCTGCTTGCGGCCTCCGCCCGCGGCCTTTGCCCCCGTTGCAGCGCACCGACCCTGTTCGAAGGGCCGGTGCGTTTTGCGTCGGGCTGTCGCCAGTGCGGGCTGGACTATGGCCAATATAATGTCGGCGACGGGCCGGCGGCTTTCCTGACGCTGATCATCGGCGCGGTCATGGTCGCGCTGGCGCTGACCCTGGAACTGACGGTCCATCCGCCGCTCTGGCTGCACCTGCTGCTGTGGGCGCCGCTGACCGCCGGCGCCGTGGTCGGCAGCCTGCGCGTCGCCAAGGGCGCGCTGCTGACGGTCGAATATCGCAAAAATGCCCGCGAGGGGCGGGTGGTGGAGAAGAAGGACGCATGA
- the ctaD gene encoding cytochrome c oxidase subunit I, which produces MTTITADHHGDHHGDHAHDHHDADHKPAFFQRWFMSTNHKDIGTLYLIFAIMAGLIGGAISGLMRMELREPGIQFLHIWAQWSDGPAATLDQAYHLWNVLITAHGLIMVFFMVMPAIIGGFGNWFVPIMIGAPDMAFPRMNNISFWLLIPAFLLLLGSTFVPGGTGNGAGTGWTVYAPLSTSGSAGPAVDMAILSLHIAGASSILGAINFITTILNMRAPGMTLHKMPLFVWSVLVTAFLLLLALPVLAAAITMLLTDRNFGTTFYDAAGGGDPELYQHLFWFFGHPEVYIMILPGFGIVSQIVSTFSRKPVFGYLGMAYAMVAIGVVGFVVWAHHMFTTGMSVNVKMYFTAATMVIAVPTGIKIFSWIATIWGGSISFKTPMVWALGFIFLFTVGGVTGVVLANGGVDDVLHDTYYVVAHFHYVLSLGAVFSLFAGFYYWFPKMTGRMYNEVLGQLHFWVFFIGVNLLFFPMHFLGLSGMPRRYPDYPEAFAYWNKIATHGYEIMAVGVLIFLVNVFWSLFAGRRAEGNPWGEGATTLEWTLTSPPPYHQFETLPVID; this is translated from the coding sequence ATGACCACCATCACCGCCGACCATCATGGCGATCATCATGGCGACCATGCCCATGATCATCATGATGCCGACCACAAGCCGGCCTTCTTCCAGCGCTGGTTCATGTCCACCAACCACAAGGACATCGGCACCCTCTATCTGATCTTCGCGATCATGGCCGGCCTGATCGGCGGCGCCATTTCCGGCCTGATGCGCATGGAATTGCGCGAGCCGGGCATCCAGTTCCTGCATATCTGGGCGCAGTGGAGCGACGGTCCCGCCGCGACGCTGGACCAGGCCTATCATCTGTGGAACGTGCTGATCACCGCCCATGGCCTGATCATGGTCTTCTTCATGGTGATGCCCGCGATCATCGGCGGCTTTGGCAACTGGTTCGTGCCGATCATGATCGGCGCGCCGGACATGGCCTTCCCGCGCATGAACAATATCAGCTTCTGGCTGCTCATCCCCGCCTTCCTGCTGCTGCTCGGCTCGACCTTCGTGCCTGGCGGCACCGGCAATGGCGCGGGCACCGGCTGGACCGTCTATGCGCCGCTGTCGACCAGCGGGTCGGCCGGCCCGGCCGTCGACATGGCGATCCTGTCGCTGCACATCGCCGGCGCCAGCTCGATCCTGGGCGCGATCAACTTCATCACCACCATCCTCAACATGCGTGCGCCGGGCATGACCCTGCACAAGATGCCGCTGTTCGTCTGGTCGGTGCTGGTCACCGCCTTCCTGCTGCTGCTGGCGCTGCCGGTTCTGGCCGCGGCGATCACCATGCTGCTGACCGACCGCAATTTCGGCACCACCTTCTATGATGCGGCCGGTGGCGGCGATCCCGAACTCTACCAGCATCTCTTCTGGTTCTTCGGCCACCCCGAAGTCTATATCATGATCCTGCCGGGCTTCGGCATCGTCAGCCAGATTGTCTCGACCTTCAGCCGCAAGCCGGTGTTCGGCTATCTCGGCATGGCCTATGCCATGGTCGCGATCGGCGTGGTCGGCTTCGTCGTCTGGGCGCACCACATGTTCACCACCGGCATGTCGGTGAATGTGAAGATGTATTTCACCGCCGCCACCATGGTCATCGCGGTGCCGACCGGCATCAAGATCTTCTCGTGGATCGCCACCATCTGGGGCGGGTCGATCAGCTTCAAGACGCCGATGGTGTGGGCGCTGGGCTTCATCTTCCTGTTCACCGTGGGCGGCGTGACCGGCGTGGTGCTGGCCAATGGCGGCGTCGACGACGTGCTGCACGACACCTATTATGTGGTCGCGCACTTCCACTATGTGCTGTCGCTGGGCGCGGTCTTCTCGCTGTTCGCGGGCTTCTATTACTGGTTCCCGAAAATGACGGGGCGCATGTATAATGAAGTGCTGGGCCAGCTCCATTTCTGGGTCTTCTTCATCGGCGTGAACCTGCTGTTCTTCCCGATGCACTTCCTGGGCCTGAGCGGCATGCCGCGCCGTTATCCCGACTATCCCGAGGCGTTCGCCTATTGGAACAAGATCGCGACCCACGGCTATGAGATCATGGCGGTCGGCGTGCTGATCTTCCTGGTCAATGTCTTCTGGTCGCTGTTCGCCGGCAGACGCGCCGAGGGCAATCCCTGGGGCGAAGGCGCGACGACGCTGGAATGGACGCTGACCAGCCCGCCGCCCTATCACCAGTTCGAGACCCTGCCGGTCATCGACTGA
- the thrC gene encoding threonine synthase, giving the protein MQYVSTRGSAPALGFEDVTLAGLASDGGLYVPESWPQFSAADIRALAGLSYVETAVRVMAPFVAGSLSEEELRELCTAAYGRFSHDAVTPLVQLDNRHWMLELFHGPTLAFKDVALQLLGQLFERFLSRRDDHLTIVGATSGDTGSAAIDAVAGREKVDIFMLHPEGRVSDVQRRQMTTVLAPNVYNIAIDGSFDDAQALVKRMFNDADFKARFNLSAVNSINWARLMAQVVYYFYAAVRLGAPDRPIAFSVPTGNFGDVFAGYVASKMGLPVARLVVATNVNDILHRALSEGDYSQGQVVPTATPSMDIQVSSNFERLLFDAGGRDGVALAQQMQGFEASKAMRLTNAQREGAANLFTSARIDADGMTMAMRWAFDAAGQVIDPHSAIGLAAAREADIDPSIPVVTLATAHAAKFRDAVERATGTRPPLPARVGDLFAREESYAKLPGTFEAVTAYVAERATPRG; this is encoded by the coding sequence ATGCAATATGTCAGCACCAGGGGAAGCGCACCGGCGCTCGGTTTTGAAGATGTCACGCTGGCGGGCCTGGCGTCCGACGGTGGCCTTTACGTGCCGGAGAGCTGGCCGCAATTTTCCGCTGCCGACATTCGCGCCCTCGCTGGTCTTTCCTATGTCGAAACCGCCGTGCGCGTCATGGCGCCGTTCGTCGCCGGATCGCTGAGCGAAGAGGAACTGCGCGAGCTTTGCACCGCTGCCTATGGCCGGTTCAGCCATGACGCGGTGACGCCGCTGGTCCAGCTCGACAATCGCCACTGGATGCTGGAGCTGTTCCATGGTCCGACCTTGGCGTTCAAGGATGTCGCGCTCCAGCTGCTCGGCCAGCTGTTCGAGCGGTTCCTGTCGCGCCGCGACGACCATCTGACCATTGTCGGTGCCACATCGGGCGACACCGGTTCGGCCGCGATCGACGCGGTCGCCGGTCGCGAAAAGGTCGACATCTTCATGCTGCATCCCGAGGGCCGGGTGTCCGACGTGCAGCGCCGCCAGATGACCACGGTGCTGGCGCCGAACGTCTATAATATCGCGATCGACGGCAGCTTCGACGATGCGCAGGCGCTGGTGAAGCGCATGTTCAACGACGCGGACTTCAAGGCGCGCTTCAACCTGTCGGCGGTGAACAGCATCAACTGGGCGCGGCTGATGGCGCAGGTCGTCTATTATTTCTACGCCGCCGTGCGGCTGGGCGCGCCCGATCGTCCGATCGCCTTCTCGGTGCCGACCGGCAATTTCGGCGATGTCTTCGCCGGCTATGTCGCGTCGAAAATGGGCCTGCCGGTCGCCAGGCTGGTGGTCGCCACCAACGTCAACGACATCCTCCACCGAGCCCTGTCGGAGGGCGACTATAGCCAGGGCCAGGTCGTGCCGACCGCGACGCCCAGCATGGACATCCAGGTCAGCTCCAATTTCGAGCGACTGCTGTTCGATGCCGGTGGCCGTGACGGCGTTGCGCTCGCCCAGCAGATGCAGGGTTTCGAGGCAAGCAAGGCGATGCGCCTCACCAATGCTCAGCGCGAGGGCGCGGCGAACCTGTTCACCTCCGCCCGGATCGATGCCGACGGCATGACCATGGCGATGCGCTGGGCGTTCGACGCCGCTGGCCAGGTGATCGATCCGCACAGCGCCATTGGCCTCGCCGCCGCGCGCGAGGCGGACATCGACCCGTCGATCCCGGTGGTGACGCTGGCGACCGCCCATGCCGCCAAGTTCCGCGACGCGGTGGAGCGGGCGACCGGCACGCGGCCGCCGCTGCCGGCGCGGGTCGGCGACCTGTTCGCGCGTGAGGAAAGCTATGCCAAGCTGCCCGGCACGTTCGAGGCGGTGACCGCCTATGTCGCGGAGCGGGCGACGCCGCGCGGCTGA
- a CDS encoding glutaminyl-peptide cyclotransferase, which translates to MRQGLLALACALTLTMPAQAETPWTLVKAYPHDPAAFTEGLFYLDGALYESTGLEGQSEIRKVALKTGKVEQRRVVEQPYFGEGIVNWGGKLVSLTWRHRQGFVWKLDDFSPLSTFRYEGEGWGLTQDGRSIIMSDGSAQLRFLDPETLSEQRRITVTWNGRAVDRLNELEWVKGEIWANVWYDTKIARIDPRSGGVIDWIDVAPLRKQAGVIDSEAVANGIAYDAKSDRVFITGKNWPKLFEIRVGK; encoded by the coding sequence ATGAGGCAAGGACTGCTGGCGCTTGCCTGCGCCCTCACCCTGACCATGCCGGCCCAGGCGGAAACGCCCTGGACACTGGTCAAGGCTTATCCGCATGACCCGGCGGCCTTCACCGAGGGTCTCTTCTACCTCGATGGCGCGCTCTATGAGAGCACCGGCCTTGAAGGCCAGTCGGAGATCCGCAAGGTCGCGCTCAAGACCGGCAAGGTCGAGCAGCGCCGTGTCGTCGAGCAGCCCTATTTCGGCGAAGGCATCGTCAACTGGGGCGGCAAGCTGGTCAGCCTGACCTGGCGCCACCGCCAGGGCTTTGTCTGGAAGCTGGACGATTTCTCGCCACTCTCCACCTTCCGCTATGAAGGCGAAGGCTGGGGCCTGACCCAGGATGGCCGATCGATCATCATGAGCGACGGCAGCGCGCAGTTGCGCTTCCTCGATCCCGAGACGCTGAGCGAACAGCGCCGCATCACCGTCACCTGGAACGGCCGCGCGGTCGATCGGCTGAACGAGCTGGAATGGGTCAAGGGCGAGATCTGGGCCAATGTCTGGTACGATACCAAGATCGCCCGGATCGACCCGCGCAGCGGCGGCGTGATCGACTGGATCGACGTCGCCCCGCTGCGCAAGCAGGCCGGCGTCATCGACAGCGAAGCCGTCGCCAACGGCATCGCCTATGACGCCAAGAGCGACCGCGTCTTCATCACCGGCAAGAACTGGCCCAAGCTGTTCGAGATCAGGGTCGGGAAGTAG
- a CDS encoding YgfZ/GcvT domain-containing protein: MTDTTLTDRAVLRISGEEARPFLQGLLTRDVLTLTDGEARWTALLTPQGKALFDFILWGDDGDILIDCEAAQADALAKRLTIYRLRRKVVIARDESLAVHWAIDAADKPRDPRLPDLGARWLAPASDGDAAAAFRAHRLSLGVFEGAAELGQDQILWLETNAEELHGVDYDKGCYVGQENTARMHYRNKVNRRLVAVPLERADEKRQRAALPDLNLSIELQRVEAIDPATLPAWLATAIAAQAAE, translated from the coding sequence ATGACCGATACCACCCTTACCGACCGCGCGGTGCTGCGCATTTCCGGCGAAGAGGCGCGTCCCTTCCTGCAGGGGCTGCTGACCCGCGACGTGCTGACGCTGACAGACGGCGAAGCGCGCTGGACCGCGCTGCTGACGCCGCAGGGCAAGGCGCTGTTCGACTTCATCCTGTGGGGCGACGACGGCGATATATTGATCGACTGCGAGGCGGCGCAGGCCGACGCACTGGCGAAGCGGCTGACCATATACCGGCTGCGGCGCAAGGTGGTGATCGCGCGCGATGAGTCGCTGGCGGTGCATTGGGCGATCGATGCGGCCGACAAACCCCGCGACCCGCGCCTGCCAGACCTGGGCGCGCGCTGGCTGGCGCCGGCGAGCGATGGCGACGCCGCCGCCGCGTTCCGCGCGCATCGGCTGTCGCTTGGGGTGTTCGAAGGCGCGGCGGAACTGGGGCAGGACCAGATTCTGTGGCTGGAAACCAATGCCGAGGAACTGCACGGCGTCGATTATGACAAGGGCTGCTATGTCGGGCAGGAAAACACGGCCCGCATGCATTATCGCAACAAGGTGAACCGGCGGCTGGTCGCAGTGCCGCTGGAACGGGCCGACGAGAAGCGCCAGCGCGCCGCCCTGCCAGACCTCAATCTGTCGATCGAACTGCAACGGGTGGAGGCGATCGACCCCGCCACCCTGCCCGCCTGGCTCGCCACCGCGATCGCCGCGCAGGCCGCCGAATGA
- a CDS encoding dihydroorotase: MTQTFDMILKNGTVHTPGGAEQVDVGVRGGKIVAIGTSLGDAGEVVDCTGLDVLPGCIDSQVHFREPGLEYKEDLESGSRAAVLGGVTAVFEMPNTNPNTDTAERVHDKLKRAHHRMWCDHAFYVGATAENAEQLKELERIPGTSGVKIFMGASTGSLLVDDDNALARVLASGTRRVAIHAEDETRMNARKDYRVEGDPSSHPVWRDDESAMIATKRIIALARKARRRIHILHVTTPAELEYIGQNKDVATCEVTPQHLTLAGEDAYPRLGTYAQMNPPIRSAAHRDGLWFWLNQGVPDVLGSDHAPHTIEEKAKTYPASPSGMPGVQTLVPLLLNHVAEGRLTLRRFIELTSSGPQRVFGLTCKGRIALGYDADFTVVDLKKKWTVGKEWLASRCDWSPFDGMDLTGKAIGTIIRGNRVMWEDSLANQAVGEPVRFEATEFN; the protein is encoded by the coding sequence ATGACCCAGACCTTCGACATGATCCTCAAGAACGGCACCGTCCATACGCCGGGCGGCGCGGAGCAGGTGGATGTGGGCGTGCGCGGCGGCAAGATCGTCGCCATCGGCACCAGCCTGGGCGATGCGGGCGAAGTGGTCGACTGTACCGGCCTCGACGTGCTGCCCGGCTGCATCGACAGCCAGGTGCATTTCCGCGAGCCGGGGCTGGAATATAAGGAGGATCTGGAATCGGGCAGCCGCGCCGCGGTGCTGGGCGGCGTCACCGCCGTGTTCGAAATGCCCAACACCAATCCCAATACCGACACTGCCGAGCGGGTGCATGACAAGCTGAAGCGCGCCCATCATCGCATGTGGTGCGACCATGCCTTCTATGTCGGCGCGACGGCGGAAAATGCCGAGCAACTGAAGGAACTGGAGCGCATTCCCGGCACGTCCGGCGTCAAGATCTTCATGGGCGCGTCGACCGGCAGCCTGCTGGTGGATGATGACAATGCGCTGGCCCGCGTGCTGGCGTCGGGCACCCGCCGCGTCGCCATCCATGCCGAGGACGAGACGCGCATGAACGCGCGCAAGGATTATCGGGTGGAGGGCGATCCGTCCTCGCATCCCGTCTGGCGCGACGATGAAAGCGCGATGATCGCGACGAAGCGGATCATCGCGCTCGCCCGCAAGGCGCGCCGCCGCATCCACATCCTGCACGTCACCACCCCGGCGGAGCTGGAATATATCGGCCAGAACAAGGATGTCGCGACCTGCGAAGTCACGCCGCAGCATCTGACGCTGGCCGGCGAGGACGCCTATCCGCGCCTGGGCACCTATGCCCAGATGAACCCGCCGATCCGCAGTGCCGCGCATCGCGACGGCCTGTGGTTCTGGCTCAACCAGGGCGTGCCCGACGTGCTGGGCAGCGACCATGCGCCGCACACGATCGAGGAAAAGGCCAAGACCTATCCCGCCTCGCCCAGCGGCATGCCGGGCGTGCAGACGCTGGTGCCGCTGCTGCTCAACCATGTCGCCGAAGGGCGGCTGACGCTGCGCCGCTTCATCGAACTGACCTCGTCGGGGCCGCAGCGCGTGTTCGGCCTGACCTGCAAGGGCCGCATCGCGCTCGGCTATGATGCCGACTTCACCGTGGTCGACCTCAAGAAGAAATGGACCGTCGGCAAGGAGTGGCTCGCCTCGCGCTGCGACTGGTCGCCGTTCGACGGCATGGACCTGACCGG
- a CDS encoding cytochrome c oxidase assembly protein, whose protein sequence is MASLPPSPFDRDRRNRRTLVAMAGIGLAMLALGFASVPLYRIFCQTTGFGGTTQRAAADVKLTPVAGRTMSIRFDSNVQPGMPWEFRPEHRTDTVTVGARDMAIFIAKNLSDKPVTGTASFNVTPTQAGAYFTKIQCFCFTQQTLQPGEEVRMPVIYYVDPKILQDPDNKDTQQITLSYTFYPVEQGKQPS, encoded by the coding sequence ATGGCCTCGCTCCCGCCCTCGCCCTTTGACCGCGACCGCCGCAACCGGCGGACGCTGGTGGCGATGGCGGGCATCGGCCTGGCGATGCTTGCCCTCGGCTTCGCCTCGGTCCCGCTCTACCGCATCTTCTGCCAGACCACCGGTTTCGGCGGCACGACCCAGCGCGCGGCGGCCGATGTGAAGCTGACCCCGGTGGCCGGGCGGACCATGTCGATCCGCTTCGATTCCAATGTCCAGCCCGGCATGCCCTGGGAGTTCCGGCCCGAACATCGCACCGACACGGTGACCGTCGGCGCCCGCGACATGGCGATTTTCATTGCGAAGAACCTGTCCGACAAGCCGGTGACCGGCACCGCCAGTTTCAACGTCACGCCGACCCAGGCTGGCGCCTATTTCACCAAGATCCAGTGTTTCTGCTTCACCCAGCAGACGCTGCAGCCCGGTGAGGAAGTGCGCATGCCGGTGATCTATTATGTCGATCCCAAGATATTGCAGGATCCCGACAACAAGGACACGCAGCAGATAACGCTCAGCTACACCTTCTATCCTGTTGAGCAGGGGAAGCAGCCAAGCTAA
- a CDS encoding SURF1 family protein, translating into MSGRRIPIVPTLLVCVAIAVMIALGIWQLQRRGEKETMLALAASNVSRPAVAFPKMPPVPDELLFRPSSVHCLRVVGWQVEAGRAADGSTGYRHIAQCTTGAEGPGALVAVGVGQKPDDKPAWTGGQVEGWISQEPDHRSLIARAGGRTMPLRPMLVARAAPPGLKPMAPPSTADVPNNHLAYAVQWFIFAALAAIIYLLVLRRRNAEPPRPS; encoded by the coding sequence ATGAGCGGACGGCGCATCCCGATTGTCCCGACCCTGCTGGTCTGTGTCGCGATCGCTGTCATGATCGCGCTCGGCATCTGGCAGTTGCAGCGCCGGGGCGAGAAGGAAACCATGCTGGCGCTGGCCGCCAGCAATGTGTCGCGACCGGCCGTCGCCTTCCCCAAAATGCCGCCGGTGCCCGATGAACTTCTGTTCCGCCCGTCGTCGGTCCATTGCCTGCGCGTCGTCGGCTGGCAGGTGGAGGCCGGGCGCGCCGCCGACGGATCGACCGGCTATCGCCATATCGCCCAATGCACGACCGGCGCCGAAGGGCCGGGCGCGCTGGTCGCTGTCGGCGTCGGCCAGAAGCCGGATGACAAGCCGGCCTGGACCGGCGGGCAGGTCGAAGGCTGGATTTCGCAGGAGCCCGATCATCGCTCGCTGATCGCGCGGGCAGGGGGCAGGACCATGCCGCTGCGGCCGATGCTGGTCGCGCGCGCCGCACCGCCGGGCCTGAAACCCATGGCACCGCCCAGCACCGCCGACGTGCCCAACAATCATCTCGCCTATGCGGTGCAATGGTTCATTTTTGCCGCGCTGGCGGCAATAATCTATCTGCTTGTCCTGCGCCGACGCAATGCGGAGCCGCCAAGGCCGTCGTAA
- a CDS encoding class I SAM-dependent methyltransferase, which produces MELKTLIGEPWSDYGLIDSGNGRKLERYGRFRFIRPEPQAMWAPATEDWRADGEFIPGSDEDGGGRWYYDKPVPAEGWPLHWKEVTFQSSCTPFRHLGFFPDMAPVWDFMRTSTADKPEAEVMNLFGYTGVGTLGMSAAGARMVHVDASKKSVAQARANADLSGMGDRPIRWIVEDAAKFVAREVRRGRRYDGILLDPPKYGRGPDGEVWRLEEDLPGLIANCRQLLDADSRFLFLTVYAVRMSALAIGELLRQAFADLPGEVEAGELTVREEARGLLLPTAIWARWKR; this is translated from the coding sequence ATGGAACTCAAGACTCTCATCGGCGAACCCTGGTCCGACTATGGCCTGATCGACTCGGGCAACGGCCGCAAGCTCGAACGCTATGGCCGTTTCCGCTTCATCCGCCCCGAACCGCAGGCGATGTGGGCGCCGGCGACCGAAGATTGGCGCGCCGACGGCGAATTCATCCCCGGCTCTGACGAGGATGGCGGCGGCCGCTGGTATTATGACAAGCCGGTCCCGGCCGAAGGTTGGCCGCTGCACTGGAAGGAAGTGACCTTCCAGTCGAGCTGCACCCCCTTCCGCCATCTGGGCTTCTTTCCCGACATGGCGCCGGTGTGGGATTTCATGCGCACCAGCACGGCCGACAAGCCCGAGGCTGAGGTCATGAACCTGTTCGGCTATACCGGCGTCGGCACGCTGGGCATGTCGGCGGCCGGCGCGCGCATGGTCCATGTCGATGCGTCGAAGAAATCGGTGGCGCAGGCGCGGGCGAACGCTGACCTGTCGGGCATGGGTGATCGGCCGATCCGCTGGATCGTCGAGGATGCGGCCAAGTTCGTCGCGCGCGAAGTGCGGCGCGGCCGCCGCTATGACGGCATATTGCTCGACCCGCCCAAATATGGCCGTGGCCCCGACGGCGAAGTCTGGCGGCTGGAAGAGGATCTGCCGGGCCTCATCGCCAATTGCCGCCAGTTGCTCGACGCCGACAGCCGCTTCCTGTTCCTCACCGTCTATGCAGTGCGCATGTCGGCGCTGGCGATCGGCGAATTGCTGCGCCAGGCCTTTGCCGACCTGCCCGGCGAGGTGGAAGCGGGCGAACTGACCGTACGCGAGGAAGCGCGCGGCCTGCTGCTCCCCACCGCCATCTGGGCGCGCTGGAAGCGCTAA
- a CDS encoding heme o synthase — MASSPLSSGANAPVLPAHWRDFVALTKPRVMTLVVFTGLCGLLAAPGHIHPVLGFTAILCIALGAGAAAALNQWWEADIDAKMKRTASRPLPAGRMERQTALHFGVGLSFFSVILMGMATNWLAAAVLTVSILFYVFIYTIWLKPRTAQNIVIGGAAGAFPPVIGWAAVTGDITALPIALFMLIFFWTPPHFWALALFVKTDYAAAGIPMLPVVSGEVVTRRQILFYTFIMAVAALAPVALHLTGAIYGTAALVGTAIFAAMAFQVYLRRETDPARMAPEKRLFKYSILYLFLLFGAVVVDRWLLA, encoded by the coding sequence ATGGCCAGTTCGCCGCTTTCGTCCGGGGCTAATGCCCCCGTCCTGCCCGCTCATTGGCGCGATTTCGTCGCGCTGACCAAGCCGCGCGTGATGACGCTTGTGGTGTTCACGGGCCTGTGCGGGCTGCTCGCCGCGCCCGGCCATATCCATCCGGTGCTGGGCTTTACCGCGATATTGTGCATCGCGCTGGGCGCCGGCGCGGCCGCCGCGCTCAACCAGTGGTGGGAAGCCGACATCGACGCCAAGATGAAGCGCACCGCCAGCCGGCCGCTGCCCGCCGGCCGGATGGAGCGGCAGACGGCGCTGCATTTCGGCGTCGGCCTGTCCTTCTTCTCGGTGATCCTGATGGGGATGGCGACCAACTGGCTGGCCGCTGCGGTGCTGACCGTCTCGATCCTCTTCTATGTCTTCATCTATACCATCTGGCTGAAGCCCCGGACGGCGCAGAATATCGTCATCGGCGGCGCGGCCGGCGCCTTTCCGCCGGTGATCGGCTGGGCGGCGGTGACGGGCGACATCACCGCGCTGCCCATCGCCCTGTTCATGCTGATCTTCTTCTGGACGCCGCCCCATTTCTGGGCGCTCGCGCTGTTCGTGAAGACCGATTATGCCGCCGCCGGCATCCCGATGCTGCCGGTCGTGTCGGGTGAAGTCGTCACCCGGCGCCAGATCCTCTTCTACACCTTCATCATGGCGGTTGCCGCGCTGGCCCCGGTCGCGCTGCACCTGACCGGCGCGATCTATGGCACGGCGGCGCTGGTCGGCACCGCGATCTTCGCCGCCATGGCCTTTCAGGTCTATCTGCGCCGCGAGACCGACCCCGCGCGCATGGCGCCGGAAAAGCGGCTGTTCAAATATTCGATCCTCTATCTCTTCCTGCTGTTTGGGGCAGTGGTCGTTGACCGCTGGCTGCTGGCATGA
- a CDS encoding endonuclease domain-containing protein, with amino-acid sequence MPSIGPTSPNASRLRRNATECEQRLWAVLRNRQLEGFKFRRQATIGPFVVDFLCAEYRFIVEIDGGQHDERTDASRTTQLQSAGYVIHRFWNHDVVENFDGVVERIRLELLAVRET; translated from the coding sequence ATGCCCAGCATCGGCCCGACCAGTCCCAACGCTTCACGTCTGCGGCGCAACGCAACCGAATGTGAGCAACGGCTATGGGCCGTCTTGCGCAATCGCCAGCTTGAAGGTTTCAAGTTCCGGCGACAGGCGACGATCGGGCCATTCGTGGTCGATTTCCTCTGTGCCGAATATCGCTTCATCGTCGAGATCGATGGCGGACAGCATGATGAACGGACGGATGCGTCGCGCACGACGCAACTGCAATCGGCGGGCTACGTGATCCACCGGTTCTGGAATCATGATGTGGTCGAGAATTTCGACGGCGTGGTGGAACGGATCAGGCTGGAGCTGCTTGCCGTTCGAGAGACGTAA